The Dethiosulfovibrio faecalis genome contains the following window.
GGAGGTCTCCTGAAGTCCGTCGATGAGGTCGCCTATCTCCTTGGCAGACGCTCCGGACTCCTCAGCCAGCTTGCGGACCTCCTCAGCCACGACCGCGAATCCTCGTCCGGCGTCTCCGGCCCGGGCGGCCTCTATGGCGGCGTTGAGGGCCAACAGGTTCGTCTGATCCGCTATGCCGGTGATGGTGGTCACGAATCCGGCGATGGACTCGACCGCCTCGGCAAGCTCTCTTATGTTATCTATGCTGCGGGAGGACTGATCTCCGGCCTTCTCCATCCTGTCTATGGTGTTGAGCACCTTCTCCACGGCGTTCTCCGTCTCGGATATGCCCTTCTCCGAGGCCTCGGCGCCGCTGGAGGCGTCCTGTGCGGACTGCTGGGCCCCGGAGGCAACCTCCTCTACCGAGGCGTTGCTCTCCTGAAGTGCCGCCGAGTTGCCCTCGGCTATGGTGAGCATCCTCTCCAGGGAGGTATTTACCTCCTCCATGGAGGAGGTAACCTGCTGGATCATGGAGGACATGGCCTCGGAGCGCCGTGCCGTGGCCTCTGTCTGGTCCACCACGTTCTTGATCGTGCCCCTCATGCTCTCTGTCATACCGGCCATGGCGTAGGCCAGCTGGACCACCTCGTCTCGGCCCTTTATGAATATGTCCTCTCTGCGAAAGGTCAGGTCTCCATCCTCGATCCTCTTGGCCACACCGAGCATCCTCTTGAGAGGAGCGGTGATGCTCCTGGATAGCAGGATCGTCAAGACCACGGCCAAGACCAATATCACCAGAGAGGATACACCTACCGCCGCGGCGAGTCCCTTAAGGTTCGCCAACGCCTCCGAGACGGGAGCGGAAGCGGCCACCACCAGGCCGTTGGACAGCGTATCGAAGGCCACAAACCTGTCCGTTCCTCCGAAAAATGTGGTGGTTATACCTCTTTTCTTCTCCATCATGGTCCTGTACATGGGGGCTATCTCGCCCTGATCCAAGTCGGCCATGACCGGCCCGTCTATGGTCAAGGTGGGATGGGAGAGAAAGCGTCCGTCATCGTCTATCATGTAGACGTAACCGGTCTCCAGGACCTTCCTGCTCTTCAGGGCGTTATCTATGAAGGAGAAGTCCAGAGACATCCCTATGACCGCGACCTTCTTGCCGTTCATCTCGACCGCCATGTCGTAGTCGATCCTCTTCTCCCCGTTCTCGTCCACGTAGACCTCGGACCATACGGGGGTGTCGGATCCTACGGCGGAACGGAACCATTTCGTTTCTTCCTTAGAGGTATCCTTAAGGTCCTCTATCGTGAAGGTCTGATCCATAACGGGTTGGAGAACACCGTCTTTTTTGGTGAACCATACCTTCTGGACCGACGTAAGATCCGGAAACACCTCGGGGTTGAACACTATGTATATGTCCCTTACCTCCGCTATCTGCTCGGCCAGACGCCCCACGAAAGAGGTGTTCTGAGAGGCGAACTGATAGAAATAGATCTCCCCGCTCATAGAGGCCAGATCGACGTTGAAGGTCGAGAGGATGGCCGCCTTAAGGGCCAGCAGCTCGCCGTTGAACTCGTTGAATTTACCCTCTATGAACTCGCCGTTTTTTAAGACTACTTCCTGACAATAATCCTCCGAGGAGCTCACCAATGCCACCTTGCTTCTCCAATAAGACAGACCTGCCACAAGGGACGTCGTTCCCAACAGCAGGACCACCACGAACACGGTGATCTTGGTCCCTATAGTTTTGAAACCCATAATCCGATCTCCCTCCGTAAAACTCAGTTTGGATCCAGTGTAACACATAGGATTACTGCCTTGTATATTCCGTCTACCTAAAAACTCACGTCCGAGTTTTCTCGTAGAGGTCGGCGTTTTAGAGACGCCCTATTTGATTCCATCCCTTTTAGTCATGTATAATTCCATTGGGGTGGTACAGTATGGACGTCAAGATGAAAAAGAACATAGCGATGCTGGTACTGGCGGCATCGATAGTTGTCGTTGTCCTCTCTCTGCTGAAGCTTGAGCTTCAGGGAGAGTTTGTCGATGTCGACATATCGGACAGATTCACACGGTCCGCCTCCGCCTTCGAGAACGCAAGGTCGAGAGAACTGTACATCCCGGGATCGGATACAGTCAGGGAGTCCGTCATGGCCTGCCGGACTATAATAAGGTCCGCCGCCGAGGAATCCACCGTCCTGGCGTCCTATATAATCGGTCAGAACAAGAAAATCCCCCACTCCGTGGCGATGGAGGAGGCCGTCGCCTTTCTCAGATACAGCAGCCTCTACGGAGTACCGCTGGACATAGCTGTAGCTGTGGCCAACACGGAGAGCCATTTCAACCCCCAGGCCGAGAGCTCCCACGGTTCACTGGGTGTCATGCAGGTTACCTGGAGGGTACACAGAGACCTGCTATCGCCCTACGGATTCAAGTCAGACGACGACCTCCACGATCCATCCCTGGGGATAAAGGCGGGATGCATTCTGCTGTCCAGATACATAAAGGCAAACGACGACCTGAAGACAGCTCTGGGAAGATATTACGGCGGCTCCCTCGAGGTCTACTGGAGAAGGATATCCAGAAACCTCCGCAGGTACAGGAAATTCGAGGAAAACCGCCTAAAATAAGCCGTATCACTCCATCCAGAACAGATCGATAACCGAATCATTCGGCCTCTTCGACAACAGACTGACCAGGACGAAGGCCACGAGCCCCACCAGCAACGTCGGTATAATTACGTTCATCCCCATGAAGCTCTTCATCGTGGAGGCCATCGATATGTAGGTAATCACCCCTGTAACCATCGAGGCCAAAGCTCCCTTTCCGTTAGCCCTTTTCCAGTAGAGTCCCAAAACCAGAGGCCATAGAAAGGCGGCCTGCATTCCACCGAAGGCGAAGATATTTATCCACACTATCAGCTCCGGAGGCCTGAAAGCCGCCAGCAAGACCACCGTACCTATCATTGCCGTGGCGGCAAGGCTCATTATTCGGACCTTTTTTATGCCTCTCTCGGAGCGTACCGATTCTGGAGAGACGTAGTTCACGTATATATCCTTCACTATGGTGGCAGATGCCAATATCAGCTGGGAGTCTATTGTCGACATGACCCCCGCCAAGGGGCCGGCCAGGAATATTCCCGCCACCACCGGAGGCAACACCCTCAGGGACAGTATGGGCATTATGGTATCTCCCACGTCTATCCCCGGCACCACGGCCCTACCGAGAGCCCCGCAGAGGTGCATCCCCAACATGACAAAGGCTAAAACGAAGGTGCCTATCACCATGGCTCCGTGCATGGATCTCGAATCCCTGTAGCCCATGCATCTTACTGCGGTGTGGGGCAGACCGACCACTCCGAGACATACCAACACCCAGAAGGAAAGTATGAAGGGCTTGGATATGAATCCGTCCGGCCCGTGAGGGGTTATCAGGTCCGGGTCTATATTCCTCAAAGTGGCTATGACCTTCTCCATACCTCCTCCCATGGACACTATGCCGAAGAGCAGGGCCGTTGTCCCTACTATCATGACAACCCCCTGGAGAGCGTCGGTAAGAGCCACCGCCCTAAAACCCCCAACTGTTGTATACACTACCACGGTAACGGCGAATATTGCCAGTCCCGTGTTGTAGGATAGACCGGTCATGCCCTGAAAGAGCCTGGCCCCCCCTATAAACTGGGCGGTCATGGCTGCCACGAAGAAAGCCAGCAGACTGACCGATCCGGCTATGACCACAGCGGGACTCTCGTATCTGGCCCTGAGAAGGTCGTTGACCGTCACAGCCCCTATCCTCCTGGCCACTATGGCGAACTTCTTCCCCAGGACTCCCAGTGTCAGCCAGGCCGTAGGGACCTGGATCATGGCTAAGAGGACCCATCCGAGCCCCATTTTATAGGCAACTCCCGGACCTCCTATGAAACTGCTGGCGCTGGTGTAGGTAGCCACCAGCGTCATGGCCAGGACGAAGCCTCCCATGCCGCGACTTCCTATAAAGTACTCCTCCATGAAGTTATCCGAGCTCGACAGCCTCCTGTTGCAGTAGACCGCCATCGCGTATATTCCTATCAAATAGAGGGCTACGGGGATCACTACGGATACGTTAACCCCTTCCATCGTCTTCCTCCTTCGGAGCGAGGCTGACTTCCTTGAACAGGAGGTTCACCATGGCCCAGGCTATGAAGCAAAAGAGGAAGGGCCCCAACACGCAGCTGAAGAAAAACCACCCAGGAAGCCCCATGAAATAATGGTAGCCTTCCGGCCCGGAATCGGTACCGTGGTAGGCGAAACCGTACCACCATAAAAAATAAAGAGCGGTTAGAGCCAGTGAACAGATCGCCTCGAAATGAGCCGTCTTGAACCTTCTATCCTCATGTTTCCCGGGAAACATGTCTATTTACCTCCTATTATCCAGAAAGGATCGTCCGGATCCTTGATCCTGTAGATTTTTCCCTTTACACGGTCCCAGCAATACGGTCCGTTGGATCTAGGGGTTCCCCAGTTATCGAGAAACTGCATTTCCTCGGACAGGGCCCTGTTGGAGGAAATATAGCCTCTGACAGGCGAAGCCGTTGGTAGATGCCCCCAGGTCCTTAAAGGACTCCAGTCGCCTATGAGGCCTACGGAGGAAGCTACTTTCTCTATTACAGGAGCCATCTCCTCCGGTGGGTTGACTATGTAAAGATATCTTCCTCTGGGAGAGTCAGCCATCAACTCCAGAAGCAGCCCTGCCAGTCCCATTCCGTCCTCCATATGGGCCAGACAGGTCAGGGCGACGTAAAATCCGTCCAGCGCTATCAGCACACGGGGGATCTCCTGTGGCAGCACGAAACCAGATATATCCTCCCATCTGGACGGATCTCCCTCCGGGAAAATTCTGTCTATTATCGCCATGGCCGCGGAACATCGGCTCCTTTCGTCGCCGGTCCAAAGTAGCCTCCAAAGACCGATTTCGTCCATTTCGGGAGCCTCTGATACGAGTTTATCCCTGATAGCCTCGGCAGTCTCCATGGCGGAGTCTCTGAAAAGCATGGACTCCACCATATCGTCGAACCTATCTCCGTAATCCCCCTGATAAGCGAAGGATACAGATGATGAGGATAGGAAAAACAGCATAAAAAGGGAGAAAATAAAACGCATCACGACTTCATTCCTCCTTTTCGGGAAAACGCTTCATATACGTGGCCATCAGTCTGGCCAGAGCCTCTGCCACGTCCTCTCTGTCTATCTTATCGGACGTGTAGCTGAGGCATGCCTTCACCGATCTCTCCGAGGGTATTATCCTGGCAGGCTTCGACTCGGGAATATCCCTCTTGGCCTCTATCCTGGCAACCACGGCTCTCACCGACTTTACCCCCAAACGCCATCTTTTCTCCACCGAGGAGGCCACCGTACCTGCCTTCATCGATATCATCTTGGCCACCCCGGGACTCTCGCAGGCCACCACCAAGGTCCCTCTGTCCAGACTTACCGGTCTGCTCTTACGACCAAGGACGGACCCAACTATGGAGGACCACTCCTTGTCCACCTCCGATATGGACAGTGCCGTGGACAACCCCGGAGGAAGCCTGCCGGAGAGCAGGCCCCTCAGAAGCTCGGGACGGGATCTACGCCGCGCCATCTCTCCGTCTCCTGACCGACAGGGCCAGGGACAGAAGCTGCAGGTCCGTAGGGGTTACCCCGGATATGCGTCTGGCCTGTCCCAGGGTCTTAGGACGGATCCTCTCGAGTTTTTCCAGGCTCTCTGCCAACATGCCCTTCATCGATCTGTAGTCGAAATCGTCAGGAATGGTCAACGCCTCCATCCTCTCGAACTTCTTAACGGATCTCTCCTGTCTCGCTACGTAACCGGCGTATTTGATCTCGACCTCCACCCTCCGACGTATGTGTCCCTCCAGATCCTCTCCGGAGGGTATATGTCGAGACAGGAAGTCGTAATCGACGCCGGGGCGTTTCAGGAGCTCCGCTCCCGTGAGGGACCTGTCCATAGGGGCCTCTCCTATGGAGGCAAGATCGGAGTTTATCTCCTCCGACGGCTTTATCCTCGTGGATCCCAGTCTTTTTATCTCTCGATCCGTATTCCGCCACCGTTCGACCAGTATCTCCCATCTGCCGTCGTCCAGAAGACCTAGTTTTCTACCTATGCCGGAGAGTCTTCTGTCGGCGTTGTCGTGTCTCATGAGCAGCCTGTGTTCGCAGCGGCTGGTCAACATACGATAAGGCTCTCTGGTACCTTTGGTGACAAGATCGTCTATCAGGACCCCTATATAGGCCTCGTGGCGGCCCAATACTAAGTAGGGCTCCCCCCTGAGCCTGAGAACGGCGTTTATACCGGCCATAAGACCCTGGGCAGCGGCCTCCTCGTAGCCGGAGGTGCCGTTTATCTGTCCGGCGCAGAAGAGACCCTTTATAGCCTTTGTCTCCAGCCAGGGAGCGAGCTGGGTCGGGTCCATATAGTCGTACTCTATGGCGTAGCCGGCCCTCATTATCCTGGCCTCCCTGCATCCCGGAAGGGTTCTGGTCATCTCTATCTGGACGTCGTAGGGCAGGCTGGTGGAGAAGTTCTGAAGGTATATCTCCTTGGATCCCCGAGCTACCGGCTCGAAGAATACGGTGTGACTTTCCTTATCGGGAAACTGCATAACCTTGGACTCTATGGAGGGACAGTATCTCGGTCCGGTTCCCGTTATGGTTCCGGAGCTCACCGGCGACCTGTCCAGGTTCTCCGTTATTATCCTGTGGGTGTCCAGGTTGGTCTTTCCTACGCCGCAGGTTATGTGGCGATATACCTCCGGCTCGTCCCACAGGTCCATGGACTGAGGCTCCTCCTCGCCCTCCTGGATCTGGAGTTCGCTCCAGTCGATGGAGTCCGAGTGGACCCTGGGGGTGGTGCCGGTCTTGAGCCTTCCCATGCGGAATCCCAGCTTCAAGAGGTTCTCGCCCAGTCCGTGGGCCGGAATCTGTCCCAGAGGCCCTGACGAGAAGTTGACCGTGCCTATGTGGACCCTTCCGTCCAGATATGTCCCTGTGGTCAGTATCACCGATCTGGCGTGGTATGAGAGGCCGTACAGAGTCTCGACTCCCTTGACCTGATCCCCCTCGACTATCAGACCGACCACCGTGTCCTGATGCAGCTCCAGACGGGGACAGCTCTCTATCACCTCGCGGTAGTGCCAGTGGTAATCGTGGAGGTCGCACTGGGCCCTGAGGGCCCTTACGGCAGGTCCCTTGGAGGTGTTGAGCCATCTCATCATCAAGGCCGAGCGATCCGTCGCCCTGGCCTGTTCCCCTCCCAGAGCGGATATCTCCCTGACCAGATGTCCCTTTGCAGGGCCGCCTATGGAGGGATTGCACGGCATCAGGGCTATGTTGTCCAGATACAGGTTCAAAAGGAGCGTGTCGTGGCCCATTCTGGCGGCTACCAAGGCGGCCTCGCATCCGGCGTGGCCCGCTCCGACAACTATCACGTCGTATACTTTATTCGTCATGGTTTGACCGATCCGTCCTCCTCGAAAAGATAGGTCAGGGTGGTGGTGTGACCCGAGACGGATCGCCCGTCGCAGGCGAGGACTATCCTGGTTCCGTCGACGTTCCAGGTCTGGGTCTCCCCTCCTCCGTGGGATACTATCTCCCTATCGTAGCCGTATTTAGAACGAAGTTTGAGGGTCAGATCCGAGTAGTTCCCAAACATGGCGCCATCGGCGTCTCCGCTCGTCAGAACGTCTTTATTAAGGAAACAGAGACGGAAGGTCTTCATCTTTCCGCCCTCGAAATATACCCGGACCATGCAGGGCCTGCCGAAGAAGTCTCCTCTGTATAGGACCTCCCTGGCCCGGCCGAAGTCTAGAGACGACTGGTCCAGGATCATAGAACATCCCCTGTCGGACAGAGCGGACGATACCGTATCGAAGGCCGATCCCGCCGGAATTCCCCAGACCGATTCGACGGCGCAGAAAGCCGGTGTAGTTAAAGTCAGGGTGATTATCGTAGCTGTCAGAGCCTTTATATACCTCAATCTCAAATTTTCATTCCTCCCGTCTGGTTATACGCCCTTCCCTCACGGTCCATAGAGATCCGGGCCAGCTAATAAGGTCGTCCTCGGCCGTGGCTGCGAATATCTGCCACCCAGAGGAGACCAGGGTCTCTACCGTTATGTCCCTGCCGGATCGATCCAGCTCCGAGGCCACCTCGTCCAGCAGCAATATGGGAGACCGCCGCAGCTTTCTCTCCACGGCCCATCCCGCCGCCATCACCATAGCCAGAGAGGTCCGTCTTCTCTGACCTCTGCTGAATCTGGAAGACGCCTCCATACCGGAGGCCTCTATCGTCAGATCGTCCCTATGAGGCCCCACCAGAGGCCGTCCCGAGCCGATCTCGGACCGTCTTCTGGACCGGACTCCCTCTACATATCCGCCGGAAGGGTTTCTGGAAAGATCCACGCCCCCTCTCGAAAGGGCCAGATCTATCGGTCCCGGAAGAAGGTCGGAGAAGCTGTCCAGTCCCATGGTCACGGCCAGGGAGGCCTTTTCCCTGCAGGTCCATATCCACTCCGCCATAGGAGCCATTACCGAGTCGATAAGCTCGGTGTTTTTGCCCTCGGACAGAAGAGCCCTCTTGTGTCTGACCGCCCGTCTGTACTCTGTAAGTTTCAGGGCGTAGACCGGGTATAGAAGTGCGCAGAGGACGTCCAGAAACCTCCTCCTGACCGACGGACCTCCTTCTATGAGTGCCAGGTCCCCCGGCAGAAAGGCCAGAGCCGGAACCCTGAACCTTATGGAGGCGCAGTTACTCCTTTTTCCGTCACATTTCATGGCGCATCGGGACGTGACCGAGGACTGCACCAGGACGTCCTCTTCGCCTCCGAAGGTCCCCTCCAGGAATCCCCTGGACTCGTCGGAATCCCAGTTCAGAAGAGGCGATTTCCTTAGAGACTTGAACGGTCCCCATCCCGTGAGAATGTGAAGGCTTTCGAGAATATTGGTCTTGCCCGCTCCGTTTGGACCTATCAGGAGGTTGAGCTTTTTATCCCACTTTATCCTTCCGGTCTCGAGGTTTCTGAAGTTTCTGGTTCCGCTCTCGGAGAAGAACACGATGTCCTATAGGTCGTCTCCGCCGTCGTCCAGACCGTCCAGGTCGGCGCTCTTGAGCTTTATGGGCATAAGCATGTAGAGAAAATCGCTTTCGTTGGGCCTGAGCATCATCATCTGCCCCTCTTGGCCGTTGAAGGAGAGGGATACCTTGTCTCCGTGGAAGGCCTTCAGTCCGTCTATGAGAAAGCCGACGTTGAAGGCTACCTTGAGGGACTCGCCCTTTATCATTCCGTCCACTATCTCGGTGGCCTCGCCTATCTCAGGGGCCCTTCCCGAGAGTTTCAGGTCCCCTCCGGGCGACAGTATCAGGACGACCATCCGACTGTGGTCCCTGACCACCACGTCGACCCTCTCCAGAGCAGATATGAACTGGGATCTATCGACGTCCAACGTGGTGGTGGTGTTGGGGCTCAGTATCCTCTCGTAGTTGGGAAAGGACGAATCCACCCTTCTCACCGAGAACTCCAGAGAGTCCAGTCGGAAATAGCCCAGAGCGCCGTCTACCGATACGTTCACCTGAAGCTCCTCCCCAAGACCGGAGAGTATCCTCAGAAATTCCCTCACCGACGCCAGAGGCAGCAACATATCCTGTTCCGGGCTTTCCTTGTCGACGTAGGCCTTGGACAGAGAGAGCCTTCTGCCGTCGGTGGACACGCAGTGGCATTCTCCGGATTTGACCTGAAGGAGCTCCGCTCCAAGGTATTTGGGGAATTCCTCCCCCATGCTTCCGGCTATGCCTCCCTCGTCCAGGATCCTGTGCAGCTCGCTCTTTCCCAGTACGCAGAAGGAAGAGGCTCCCTCCGGAGAGGGGAGAGGAGGAAAGTCGTCGGCGGGATAGGTGGTGAAACGGTATCTGTTTCTACCGGAGAGTAGGGTTCCGGTTCCTCCCTCCGCCACCTCGACCGTAAATATGGAAGTGGGAGCCTTCTTGAAGAGCTCTCCGACGACCTTTACGGGAAGGACGGCCTTTCCCGGTTCGTCTACCGTGATCCCTTCCGACTTGACCTTGACGGATGTCTTAAGATCCGTTGCCTGTAGAGTTACGTTTCCATTTTCAGCAGTACAGAGTATTCCGGACAACACGCTAAGGGTGCTCTTCTGTGCCGCGACCCTTTCCGCTACGTTCCAGCTCTTCATAAAGGCGGTTTTGTCTATGGTGAGTCTCATCGTGGATAGTCCTCCCTCTGTGTTCTTCTATGGTCTTTATTATTTAGTTATAAGCAGTCGTCGTAGTATAGGCTGTGTATAAGTGGATATCCCTCTCGATCCCTTGTCGCCGTGAGTTGTCCACTGTGGATAAGTCTGTGTCGGATCGGAGGATCGTTATTCACATTATCCACAGGATTTTTGTGAATAAGCGGAAAGGTCGAGTTATCCACATGGAGTCCCACTGTGATTTCACAGCTTAGACTCGATGTTATCCACAATTCCCTTCACTCTGGCGTTGTCCTGTAAAAGTTGCTCTATCTTCTTCTGGGCGTGGAGAACCGTAGTATGGTCCTTCTTGTTGAAGGCCGATCCTATCTGTTGAAGGCTGCTCTCCGTGTGTTTTCTGCATATGAACATGGCTATCTGTCTCGCCAGGGCTATCTCCGAGGTCCTCTTGCTGCTGGTGAGATCCTCCACCGTGAAGGAGCATTCCTCCGCGACGATCTGCTGTATAAGGTCTATGCTGACCGGTCCCTTGGAGGTATGTCTCACTATGTCCTTGAGCCATTCCGAGGTGTTTTCCACCGTGACCGGCTCGCTGTTGAGCTCCGCACAGGCTATAACCCTGTTGAGGGCCCCCTCAAGCTCCCTTATGTTGCTCGGTACGTTCTGGGCCAGGTAGTTTATTACGTCCTCCGGCATGGGGTAATTTCTGAACTCTGCCTTCTTAGTGAGTATGGCTATCCTGGTCTCGTAGTCCGGCGACTGTATGTCCGTCACCAGACCCCATTCGAAACGGCTGACCAACCTGTCCTCTATGGACTTTATGTCCTTGGGAGGTCTGTCCGAGCTCAGTACTATCTGTTTCTTACCGTCGTGGAGGCTGTTGAATGTGTGGAAAAACTCCTCCTGGGTGCTTTCCTTCCCTGCGAGAAACTGTATGTCGTCTATCAGCAGGAGGTCCATGGTCCTGTATCTGGCCCTGAACTCGGCGGTTCTGTTGTTTTTTATGCTGGTTATGAGCTCGTTGGTGAACTTCTCCGAGCTGACGTAGCCTACCTTGAGATTCCTGTCGTTTTGAAGGGCATGGTGCCCTATAGCGTGCATAAGATGGGTCTTCCCTAGTCCTACCCCTCCCCATATAAACAGGGGGTTGTAGGCGGCTCCAGGGCTCTCGGCGACTGCCAGACTAGCGGCGTGGGCCAGCCTGTTGGATTTGCCGACGACGAAGGAGGAAAACAGGTAGTTGGGGTTGAGTCCGTTGACCTTTCCATGCGATTCGGGTTTTATTGTCTTCTCGGCCCTCTCCTGTTCCTTTCTGTTTTCTCCTGTTCCTACGTTCAGTTTAAGTCCGTCTCCGTAACCGAGATCCCTCATTGTATCCTCCAGTATTTTCTGGAAGCGGTTCTGGATCTGCACCTTTATAAAATCGTTGGCTACGTCCAGCAAAAGAACCTCGTCCTCTATGGAGAGGGGGACGCAGGTCTTCAGCCACACGTCTACCGTTCCGTCCGGAAGTTTAGGCGTAGATGCCGCGACGATGTCTTGCCATAGTTTTTCCACGTCTTTCACAAAATTCACCTCTGAAGGGTAATATTTTCGTCCACAAAAGTTATCCACATATCCACAGTTATCCTACAACAGCCTGTGAAAAAAGAGAAGTGGCTGTTTCAGTGGCGTTACGGATTGTGGATAGTTATCCACTCAATTTGACCAAGCTTCCAGATCCACATCCCATGAGGCTTTGTGGTTTATCCACAGGTTGTCCACTTTGGTGGATAAACTGTTTTCTCAAATCCGGAGCACAAGCACCCTATGATACAACAGGACCGGGGTTTCATGTGCATAGTGGACGGTTGATGTAATCCCTTTACAGGAGCTCTTTTTTGTGAATAATATATAGTAATACTTATTATGAGAAGAGGTATCATTATGTCCGTATATGTGAACAACGCCGCCACAAGTTGGCCCAAGCCGGAGTGCGTTCCCAGAGCGGTTTTCGATTTCATGACAGGCAGAGGAGCCAACCTGGCCAGAGGGGCTGCGGCTAAGAGGGATGTGGATACTCTGGACATGGTCATGGAGTGCAGAGAGGCTCTGGCGGACC
Protein-coding sequences here:
- the dnaN gene encoding DNA polymerase III subunit beta produces the protein MRLTIDKTAFMKSWNVAERVAAQKSTLSVLSGILCTAENGNVTLQATDLKTSVKVKSEGITVDEPGKAVLPVKVVGELFKKAPTSIFTVEVAEGGTGTLLSGRNRYRFTTYPADDFPPLPSPEGASSFCVLGKSELHRILDEGGIAGSMGEEFPKYLGAELLQVKSGECHCVSTDGRRLSLSKAYVDKESPEQDMLLPLASVREFLRILSGLGEELQVNVSVDGALGYFRLDSLEFSVRRVDSSFPNYERILSPNTTTTLDVDRSQFISALERVDVVVRDHSRMVVLILSPGGDLKLSGRAPEIGEATEIVDGMIKGESLKVAFNVGFLIDGLKAFHGDKVSLSFNGQEGQMMMLRPNESDFLYMLMPIKLKSADLDGLDDGGDDL
- the dnaA gene encoding chromosomal replication initiator protein DnaA, yielding MKDVEKLWQDIVAASTPKLPDGTVDVWLKTCVPLSIEDEVLLLDVANDFIKVQIQNRFQKILEDTMRDLGYGDGLKLNVGTGENRKEQERAEKTIKPESHGKVNGLNPNYLFSSFVVGKSNRLAHAASLAVAESPGAAYNPLFIWGGVGLGKTHLMHAIGHHALQNDRNLKVGYVSSEKFTNELITSIKNNRTAEFRARYRTMDLLLIDDIQFLAGKESTQEEFFHTFNSLHDGKKQIVLSSDRPPKDIKSIEDRLVSRFEWGLVTDIQSPDYETRIAILTKKAEFRNYPMPEDVINYLAQNVPSNIRELEGALNRVIACAELNSEPVTVENTSEWLKDIVRHTSKGPVSIDLIQQIVAEECSFTVEDLTSSKRTSEIALARQIAMFICRKHTESSLQQIGSAFNKKDHTTVLHAQKKIEQLLQDNARVKGIVDNIESKL